The Thermoleophilia bacterium genome includes the window ATCGACGGTCATGGGCGGGTCGGTGTTCTCGATCTCGACGTCGTGATCTGAGTAGACCTCAAACGAGCTGACCGCCGCGTTGTTGGTCTCGTCGGTCTCAGGGGTGCGGTTGTATGGGTCGACTATCACCGTAACCCGAACTGTTGCGTGCTCCTGGCCACGTAAGTGCTTGTAGTACGTGGGCGAGAGGTAGCAACGGGCGATGACAATCCCGTCGCGTTCCCCTGCTCCCAGGTAGAAGGGCACTTCGTCAATGACCTGGTCGTTTAAGAGCACACGAAGAACACTGCCCCCTGCCAGGCCGGCTCCCGGTGACTGATTATGGATTTTGGTTCTTACGGTTAAATAGGCGTCGCCGGGGTGAACTGTCCTTGGTATGTCGATATCCTCGGCCGAAACAGCGAAGTCTACGGGGGCATCGCTCATCATCCCGAAGACCCATGAGCTTGTCGCACCGTCTACGCCTTCTGCCTCTTCCTCCTCGCCCGACCCATCGGCGCTCTGGTCGAGGTTCTCTGCCACTGCGAAGTTAATTACAAGCTGCTTCTCTAGTGGATGGCCAGCAGTATCAAGTACCCGATCCGACACTCGAAGCTGGTATGAACCGGGCGGGAGCGGTTGAAGCGGCCTTACTATAATGCGAAGCCCAGTTCGCTCTACTCTTAGTTGAGTTGCTACCTGGTTTTCTTGGCTGTCAAGAAGAACAACGTTCTGAGTTGTTACCGTAAGTGGGTCAACCGGTGAATTTAAACGGATGGACCAGACCTTGTCCGGAGGTACTGGTCCCTCCCAGTTGATGGTTTCTATCTGAGAGGAACCAGCTTGAGCTGCTAAGGCGGGTGAGGCATCAAAGTACTTGACACTGGGGAGAAGCGAAACCGCGAAGCACAATGCGCTTAGCGTTACGAGGACACTTATGAGCTTGCGACGCGTCACCAATCCCCCTTAGCCGCATCATACACACCTGATATTGGGCAAGCAAGGATTTGTGCGGGCATCGCGCAAGCGAGGTTTATGCGCCGGATACTGGCTCGTCTTGGTGTATAGTAGGTGCCAATATGTTGTCACCCCGACAAATTGTGCCGGCCTACCCTTTCCAGTGTTAGCCCGGCTTCGCCAGTTCTGGAGTACTCCTGTTGGCCGCGGGTTCATCATGCTCGCGACCATGCATCTTGCCAACGGTTTCTCGTACAGCGCGCAAAACAGCATCATCACCAATTTCTTTGAGGATATTCTTCATTTTTCTGGGCCTAAGTTTGGGTACATGACCGCTATACGCGAGACTGGCGGTCTTGCTCTTATCGTGCTCATGGCGCTTCTTTACCGAGTTTCGATTCCCTGGCTGACGGCTGGAGCCATGTTCTTTATGGGTCTAGGCTTTGCTCTTTTTAGTATCTCGACCAGCTTTGTCGGGGTTATCCCTTGGGTGCTGATAAGCAGCTTCGGAATGCACACGATTTTGCAAACTCAGTACTCACTCGGGATGAGCCTGACAACACAAGATAAGAGCGGCCGGATACTAGGACGAATGGGCGCTTTTGCGCAAGCTGGAACTCTGATTGCGCTTGTCACCATATTCTTTGCCTTCCACTACGGAGCGATCTCGTTTCAAAAAACCTTCTGGATAATTGGAGCGGTGGCCATATTTGGAGGGATCGCTGTCTGTCGCTTCCCGAACCTGGAGGACGGCAAGGTAAGAACGACCAAGCCAAAGCGAGAGCCCATCGTCTGGCGCTGGGACTACCGTTACTACTATGTTCTTAACCTCCTCGACGGTGTGCGTCAGCAAATCTTCTTCTCTTTTGGTCTGTGGGTGCTGGTTAACAGGTTTGGGTTGCGGGTGGCCGACATTTCTCTGCTGCTGCTTACCGTGACTTTCATAGGGATGGTGACTTCGCCTTACATTGGCAAGCTTATCGACCGTCTGGGGGAAAGGATCGTTCTTCAGGTAATTAACGTGGGCTATGTCATTGCCCTTGCTGGCTACGCCCTGGTTGGGAACGTCTACCTCGCCTGTCTCTTCTACGTGATCTACTCCTTCATTTCCCCGTTTTCTAACATGGGGGCCTCTATCTATCTGCGGAAAATCGCGGTTCCACAGGAAATAGCGCCGAGCCTGGCGATGGGGGTCACCATCCTTCACGCCACCGCGGTGGTAGTGCCGGTGGCAGCAGGGATAATTCTCAACTTTGTGGGGTACCAGGTGCCGTTCTTCTTGGCCTGCCTGGCGGCGCTCGTAATGGTTGGGGTAACCAGAAGGCTGGATCCCATAAAGCAACGCAGCGCTGCGCGGGTAGCTTTGGACGAGGCTATGTCACAAGCTGTGGCTGGGCATGACCAGCCCTCAAAAATCTAGCCCCGTAATCTAGCCCTGTGGGCACAAGTCAAATTGTCGCTAGCGCCTGGCCGGGCTGGAAGCGAACCGCGGCTTGGCGAGGAAGAGTCTGATTAGCCACGCGACAAGTCCCAGGCTAAGCACGCCTGCGCCCAAAGCCGTGCCTTGCCAGCTGATCTCGAGGAAGGGACCACCTTCCTGCCAAAAGCTGACTACGTGATCCACCAGCCACATCAAGGTGGCGCCCCAGTAAATCAAGCAAAGGAAGCCCAGTCTATACCGGCCAGAGGCCTTCCACTTGTACCACACGAGAGTGGCAGCTAAAGCAGCGGCGGCAGTCAGCAAGAGCCACATACAGAGTTTTCTCCAATCAAAGTCTCTGCCCCTGAAAGATGATCAGATAGACGATTCCTAAAGCTCTGGAAGCTTTCCTAACTTCTTTCGCTAACCGATCCCGGCTCGTTTACACTTGCCGCACGTCTTCTGAGACGCGCCAGCCAAGCATCTCCTACAATCATGGTGCCCCAAGCCAACAGGATGGCTGCAGTCATGGCCGAGCCATAGATCGCTATTTCGCGCAGCATCGCGCCTATGCCCTGAGGTTCTGTCATCGCTGTTAAGAAGGGAGGCCACGGTACTACCTCGCCATGCCAAATATGCTCAAAACAGAGAAGCAGCGAGCCGCCCCATAGCATGGTGTTAAGCCAGCGCAGCCGACGGGACCAGGAGGCTCCCGGGTGCTGCTGGTGGGTCGCTAAGCGCTCAAGCTTGGTTGTTTGAGCGGTCTTTTCTCTGCTTGATACCACTTTCTGCACGATCGTTGTGACTACCGCGACGCCAGCAGGAGCTAGGAAGCAAGCCATATATGTCTCCTTCTAAACGAACCGTCCGCCAGTCCTGTCAAAAGAATAACAGACAGTTGAAGCTGAGCTCTTACGGCGGCCAGAGCTCAACTTTCTTAGCCCGTAAACAGCAGCAGGTCACGTCGGGCAAGCGCGACGGTGACCGGCTGACCAACCCTAATGCCAAACCTGCGCAACAAGCGGCGATTGACCGCTATCTCAAGAACAGTGTCGGAGTCCTCGGGTTCAAAAAGCAATGTCACGTCAGTTCCTGCTGCAGTGAGTCCTGTGAATTGGCCGTGAAGCACAAGCTCTTCGGGCTTGGGCGGATGGTCCTCGTTCCGAAGGGCCACAAATTCCGCTCGGATGCCCAGATGTACCACCTGACCTGGAACGGGCTCTGCGATGCCGGGCCGCTTGTTGGCGAGAATCTCTCCCCCCAAAGCAGGACAATTTACAACGACCGCCTCGTGCGTGCTGTTGATCACTTTGCCGGGGAAAAGGTTACGGATTCCCAGATATTCGGCCACCGACAAAGTGGCAGGGCTTCGCCACACTGTCTCGCGATCGCCAGTCTGCTTGATTTCACCGTCAATCAGCACACTCACCCGGTCGCCGATAAAGAAACCCTCGGTGAGGTCGTGGGTTATCATTAGCACGGCAAAGCCGTACTCCTTCTGCAGATTCTTGAGCAGATGCCATAGTTCATGACGTAGCGACTCGTTGAGCGCGGCGAAAGGCTCGTCCAGAAGCAGCAGACGAGGACGCGCAGCAAGCGCTCGCACCAAAGCCACCCGTTGACGCTCCCCACCCGAAAGAGTTCCGGGCCGACGATCAAGCAGGGCGCCTATTCCAGTGGCTTCGATGAGGGCCTGTACAGCTGGCTCGTACTCGTCCGCTTTTACTCGTCTCGATCGTGGCCCGTACAAGATGTTGTCCCGGACGGTCAAATGAGGGAAGAGATCCAGGTGCTGAGGCAAGTAACCCATGTCCCTTTTCTCAGGCGGTATGCGAGCCAGATCGCGGCCTTCGAACAACACCTTCCCACTGGTGAGCGGCCGAAGGCCGATGATTGCTTCAAGCAACGTTGACTTGCCTGCGCCCGAAGGGCCTAGGAGGACGTGACTCTCACCCTGAGCAACTTCGAAGGAAACGTTCCTGAGTTTAAAAGAGCCTGCCTGTGCGCAGACATCAATGAGCTCAAGCATGGCGTTCGCGGAAAAGCAGTTTGCCCACGTACAACGCGCTGAGACCAATCGCTAGGAGTACCAAGATGAGAGCAACGGTGCCCTTGATATCAGCACTGGCCAGACGCATGTAGATGGCAATAGGGAGTGTTTCGGTGCGCATGGCCATGGTTCCGGCTACCATGATGGTGGCGCCAAACTCTCCTAGCGCCTTGGCCCAAGTAAGAACGCCCGAGGCAAGAAGCCCACGTCGGGCAAGAGGCAAAGAAACCGTGAGAAAGGCGCGAAGCGGTGAGGCACCCAGGGTGCGGGCGACCATCTCATACCGGGGAGGCACCTGGTCGAAAGCCGATTTAAGAAAGCGGACGGCAATGCCCAGGACGGCAACAAACTGGGCGAGGACTATTCCGGCAAAAGCAAAAACAAACTGGATAGTGTGCTCTTGGATCCAAGTGCCAATTGGGTTGCTGAAAAAGATCAGGATGATGGCCCCGAGCGCCGCGGGGGAGACAATCACGGGAAACTCTAGGATGGCGTCAACAGACTCCCGGCCGCGAAAATCATGCCGGGAGAGCGCATAAGCGGCCGGAATCGCTAAAGCTAAGGCCAAGCCGGTCGCCGCGGTAGCGGCGACGAGGCTAAGCTGTACAGAGAAAAGCACTCGCTTGGACGAGAGGGCTTCCCACAAAGCGGAAGCATCCAGAAAGTAGAACAACGAGGCGATCAGCACTCCGTAAATACCGAGTACCGCTAGAGCACAGGTGATGGTGACGCGTCGAAACCTCATCCGTAATATGTTACTGCCTTACTGCCTCGCTATAGTGAGCGTCATTTTGTCACCCAGTCGGGAGGCAATGTGTACTCTCCACCCACCGGCTTAGTCTCTCCTATGTAAGCAAAGGCCTGTTCTGGTGTAGTGAAATATCCGTACTTGGCAAAGATCGCCTGCCCCTCGCTCCCGGCGAGGAAGTCGATGAAACGCTGAGCTAGCTCCTCGTTCTTAGTGAACTTCGACACAGCGATGGGGATGTAACCTATACGCGGGATCTGATCTGCAGGGAGAGGAATAGTCTCGATGTTCTCCGGATCCCAGTCGGCAAAAACGCTCCAACCGATCACAGCGTCGACTTGCTTTAGCGAAATAGCCGTTGCTGTTTTCTCGCAGCTTTCAGTGTAGTTGAGAAGGTTGGACTTGAAGGCCGCCTTCTCAGTGTCTGACAGGTTCTTCTCGATTATTTCTACGGCATAGGCGCCAACGCAGACGGTCTCGGGGTTGGCAATTGCTACTTTAACACCGGGACGCGCAAGGTCGTTCAGAGTACGGATGTTCTTGGGGTTGCCTTTCTGGACGTTGATGGCCGGTACCAGATAGGTGACGATGGCTTCGGTTTCTGCGATTACGTCACCCTTTCGTTTGGCTTTCTCCATGTAATCAGAAGAGCCGGGGAAATACAGGTCGCCCTCTTGAGAGAGCTCCATCTGGGAGAGTACGGCTCCTGATCCTCCAAATACAGCCTCTATCCGGATGCCGGTTTTGTTTTCAAACAAGGCCATCGCCTCCTCGGTAGCAGGCTTGCTAGCAGCCCCTGCATAGATGAAAAGCGGGTCCTGATTAACCGCGGAGTCGCTTGGCTGATTAGCCACGGAGTCGCTTGGCGTGGAAACAGAATCCTTGGGCGTCGCGGTGTTAGGTGTTAGGGTTACGGGGCTCTCGTTCTCGGACCTAGACGAGCTGGCCGAGTCTGATGTGGCCGAACTAGAGCAGCCCGAGCTGAGGCCGACAACTGCTAGGAAGCAAGCCACCAAGAAAGCAGCCAAAAACGCAGCGACGCGTCGGGTATGCACCGTGACAGACCTCCGTGTATGACTCTTTACCGGACAGGGCTGTGTGTCGCACCAAATGCGCCCAAATGCACACTAGTCCGAGCGCGGTACGTTAGGACAAAAATGTTATAACGGACCGGCGAAGGAGTCAAGTGGAGGATTCGCTTCGGGTGAGATTTTCGAGCGCTTCTAGGTCAGGCTGCGCTGTTGACGCGAGCTTTTCTTCAAGCTCGAGGTAGCGCATCACAAGTTCTTGGCCGAGGGTGGTAAGGTGGGCGCCGCCACCTCCTTTGCCGCCACTTGTAGCTTCTACCACCGGACGACCAAAGCCCTTATTTAGAGTGTCGATGAGAGCCCAGGCTCGTTTGTAGGTCATGCCAAGCTCGCGTGCGGCACTACTTATGGAGTGCCCCTCGCTCAGCTTCCGGAGAATCCCGATCTTACCGGGCCCCAGCACTATGTCACTCCCGATCGAGATCACCGGAGGATGGAGAGTGGCTTTGGGCTTGGATGTGCTCACACAACGAAGCTTAGCCCAAAGTCCCACTTCGTTCTAGCTTGCACTTGCCTGCCAAGCTTAATCCCTCGTGCGTGACAATTTTCATAGCGCAAAAGTCTCCGCACATCGTGCATGTTTCTGGACTTGTGGCTGGGCTGGGGTGTGTGCGGCGATACGTTCTTACCTTGTCGGGGTCTAGCGCAAACCGGGCTTGCCCTTCCCAATCAAGGGCTTTCCGATGGAGCGAGATCTGACGGTCTTGCTCCCAGGCTTCTTGAATCCCACGGGCTATGTCAGCGGCATGGGCGGCGATGCGGGCAGCCATCACTCCTTCAAAAACATCTTGGGGAGTAGGTAGGCCAAGATGTTCAGCCGGACTGACAGCGCACAGGAAGTCCGCTCCAGCGAAAGCAGCAATTGCTCCCCCTATGGCGGAGGTAATGTGGTCGTAACCGGGCGCAGCGTCGGTTACCAGCGGCCCAAGGACGTAGAATGGGGCTCCCCGGCAAACGCTTTTTTCCAGCTTTATGGCGGCTTCTATCTGGTCAAGGGGGACATGGCCTGGCCCTTCAATCATCACCTGCACTCCAGCTCTCTGCGCTTCGGCGGCAAGTTCTCCGATGGTGAGCAACTCTTCCACCTGGGCCCGGTCGTTTGCATCAGCTATAGCTCCAGGGCGAAGCCCGTCTCCAAGGCTCAAAGTAAGGTCGTGGCGGCGAGCGATGTCGAGTAGGCGGTCAAACTGTTCGTAGAGAGGATTTTCCTTCTCGTGGGCAAGCATCCAGCGAGCCAAGAAAGCGCCACCCCTACTGACAATATCTGTGATGCGGCCCTGACGCTTAAGTCTCTCTAGTGCGCGCATGGTCACGCCGCAGTGCACAGTGACAAAATCCACTCCATCTTCGGCGTGTAGTTCGATGGCCGCAAAAATCTCCTCGGGCTCCAGATCTTCGACTGACCGCCCTTGGTTTGCTGCTTCCACTACCGCCTGGTATATGGGCACTGTACCCAGCGGTATATCGGCGGCTTCAAGAAGGGTGCGCCTAATCGCATTTAGGTCGCCTCCTGTGCTCAGGTCCATGACGGTGTCGGCCCCTGCCTTCTTGGCGGCTGCCAGTTTCTGCAACTCTTCTTTTATATCCACCCGTGCAGGAGAGGTTCCTAGGTTGGCGTTTACTTTTACCCGGCACCCCTGTCCTATGGCCTTGGCCACGCTTGCTGCTCTATGAGCGCTTGCCAAGACAACGGCAACGCCGGAGGCGACGCGCTGCCGGAGGATCTCAGGATCCAATC containing:
- a CDS encoding MFS transporter, yielding MLATMHLANGFSYSAQNSIITNFFEDILHFSGPKFGYMTAIRETGGLALIVLMALLYRVSIPWLTAGAMFFMGLGFALFSISTSFVGVIPWVLISSFGMHTILQTQYSLGMSLTTQDKSGRILGRMGAFAQAGTLIALVTIFFAFHYGAISFQKTFWIIGAVAIFGGIAVCRFPNLEDGKVRTTKPKREPIVWRWDYRYYYVLNLLDGVRQQIFFSFGLWVLVNRFGLRVADISLLLLTVTFIGMVTSPYIGKLIDRLGERIVLQVINVGYVIALAGYALVGNVYLACLFYVIYSFISPFSNMGASIYLRKIAVPQEIAPSLAMGVTILHATAVVVPVAAGIILNFVGYQVPFFLACLAALVMVGVTRRLDPIKQRSAARVALDEAMSQAVAGHDQPSKI
- a CDS encoding ABC transporter ATP-binding protein, producing the protein MLELIDVCAQAGSFKLRNVSFEVAQGESHVLLGPSGAGKSTLLEAIIGLRPLTSGKVLFEGRDLARIPPEKRDMGYLPQHLDLFPHLTVRDNILYGPRSRRVKADEYEPAVQALIEATGIGALLDRRPGTLSGGERQRVALVRALAARPRLLLLDEPFAALNESLRHELWHLLKNLQKEYGFAVLMITHDLTEGFFIGDRVSVLIDGEIKQTGDRETVWRSPATLSVAEYLGIRNLFPGKVINSTHEAVVVNCPALGGEILANKRPGIAEPVPGQVVHLGIRAEFVALRNEDHPPKPEELVLHGQFTGLTAAGTDVTLLFEPEDSDTVLEIAVNRRLLRRFGIRVGQPVTVALARRDLLLFTG
- a CDS encoding ABC transporter permease encodes the protein MRFRRVTITCALAVLGIYGVLIASLFYFLDASALWEALSSKRVLFSVQLSLVAATAATGLALALAIPAAYALSRHDFRGRESVDAILEFPVIVSPAALGAIILIFFSNPIGTWIQEHTIQFVFAFAGIVLAQFVAVLGIAVRFLKSAFDQVPPRYEMVARTLGASPLRAFLTVSLPLARRGLLASGVLTWAKALGEFGATIMVAGTMAMRTETLPIAIYMRLASADIKGTVALILVLLAIGLSALYVGKLLFRERHA
- the modA gene encoding molybdate ABC transporter substrate-binding protein, translating into MANQPSDSAVNQDPLFIYAGAASKPATEEAMALFENKTGIRIEAVFGGSGAVLSQMELSQEGDLYFPGSSDYMEKAKRKGDVIAETEAIVTYLVPAINVQKGNPKNIRTLNDLARPGVKVAIANPETVCVGAYAVEIIEKNLSDTEKAAFKSNLLNYTESCEKTATAISLKQVDAVIGWSVFADWDPENIETIPLPADQIPRIGYIPIAVSKFTKNEELAQRFIDFLAGSEGQAIFAKYGYFTTPEQAFAYIGETKPVGGEYTLPPDWVTK
- a CDS encoding LysR family transcriptional regulator, which translates into the protein MSTSKPKATLHPPVISIGSDIVLGPGKIGILRKLSEGHSISSAARELGMTYKRAWALIDTLNKGFGRPVVEATSGGKGGGGAHLTTLGQELVMRYLELEEKLASTAQPDLEALENLTRSESST
- the thiC gene encoding phosphomethylpyrimidine synthase ThiC — encoded protein: MTKLDASRQGIITPELASAAHNEGLDPEILRQRVASGVAVVLASAHRAASVAKAIGQGCRVKVNANLGTSPARVDIKEELQKLAAAKKAGADTVMDLSTGGDLNAIRRTLLEAADIPLGTVPIYQAVVEAANQGRSVEDLEPEEIFAAIELHAEDGVDFVTVHCGVTMRALERLKRQGRITDIVSRGGAFLARWMLAHEKENPLYEQFDRLLDIARRHDLTLSLGDGLRPGAIADANDRAQVEELLTIGELAAEAQRAGVQVMIEGPGHVPLDQIEAAIKLEKSVCRGAPFYVLGPLVTDAAPGYDHITSAIGGAIAAFAGADFLCAVSPAEHLGLPTPQDVFEGVMAARIAAHAADIARGIQEAWEQDRQISLHRKALDWEGQARFALDPDKVRTYRRTHPSPATSPETCTMCGDFCAMKIVTHEGLSLAGKCKLERSGTLG